Proteins from a genomic interval of Salvelinus alpinus chromosome 7, SLU_Salpinus.1, whole genome shotgun sequence:
- the LOC139581271 gene encoding neuronal PAS domain-containing protein 4A-like — protein sequence MYRSTKGASKARRDQINAEIRNLKDLLPISDAEKARLSYLHIMSLASMYTRKSVFFSQESGSAGSLEESARFLSFHELSELVQELPGFLLLLTGEGKLLYLSDSVSEHLGHSMVDLVAQGDSVYDIIDPTDHFIMRTNLAPPTSPDTDRLFRCHFNTSKSVRRQSAGNKLVLVRARCPFPPSSSTTPSSYWTSNPVWMCFCSPLEAVPTRSGPGGDQVPALIPPAAENNFFLASFQSQHSRDMRLQNAQDSVSVYLGLDVSALRSRSWYSLLHPQDLSHASAQHCSLLREGGEGRSEMVVRVESADHSWVWLYMVLQLEAGDSPISSNNYIISEAEAWSVRQQLSTEQTQLTLVLSTSTSRQDSLSLSSPDQVFTPGSSGLSAQSFDFSMTVSSSVGSSDETGGATTEPMQVEGDPRSSISSIEEESFFQQQQMPAPVQSRSAASSPTPVTVATVADLDFLTQNILLPPSFQLEPPLPALPLPLPPVPTSQEQQTKEFVCTPPYTPQLGGGSFLFGEPLFSFDPTGTTTPPPSTTTATATTSIAPSLSPSAPPTTASSPAPPSSLCLTGPSTDLFFPADPCSGSIYEKLPPTPDSPRDGDCTVMTLPEVRGPLYVDVPLGPFHYPLEGLLTPEASPGKQPGLSFFSLERERDKERAEISLLAQHISSLAEGFYLDPLLSKLSPPSMSPSSSPPPPTLSPSVATAGVDSIHMLGEFYPVKVWRGLDFPVFQDDDDSLFEESILEALLQDFSTPPPLSPSIPPPSPPNPVCWHSPSHFEGVSHFCSVQSAHCYPTARCGATLAGEAGAMAEWEGLGEEPMEIEVASSPLSSCSSIPASPPLRLTASPTSAPSTPVAPNTPAVPCAQSLLEELAALEPMFGAGASIAPGLGQQPELYQLQCHQPPQCFHKDGSGSVPPF from the exons ATGTATCGATCAACGAAGGGCGCGTCGAAGGCTCGAAGGGACCAAATCAACGCGGAGATTCGGAACCTGAAGGACTTGCTTCCCATATCTGATGCGGAAAAGGCACGGCTCTCGTACCTACATATCATGTCCCTTGCCAGCATGTACACCAGAAAATCGGTCTTCTTCTCTCAAG AATCGGGATCCGCTGGCAGTCTCGAGGAAAGCGCGAGGTTCCTGTCTTTCCACGAGCTGTCAGAGCTGGTGCAGGAGCTACCAGGGTTCCTGCTCTTGCTGACTGGGGAAGGCAAGCTGCTCTACCTGTCAGACAGCGTCTCCGAGCACCTCGGCCACTCCATG GTGGATCTGGTTGCCCAGGGTGACAGTGTGTATGATATCATTGACCCTACTGACCACTTCATCATGAGGACCAACCTAGCCCCTCCTACATCACCTGACACAG ATCGTCTATTCCGTTGTCATTTCAACACTTCCAAGTCGGTGCGCAGGCAGAGTGCTGGGAACAAGCTGGTTCTGGTCCGGGCGCGCTGCCCTTTCCCACCCTCCTCTTCTACCACCCCTAGCTCCTACTGGACATCCAATCCCGTCTGGATGTGCTTCTGTTCCCCTCTGGAGGCCGTCCCCACCCGCTCTGGTCCTGGGGGGGACCAAGTTCCAGCTCTGATCCCTCCTGCTGCTGAGAACAACTTCTTCCTAGCCTCGTTCCAGTCTCAACACAGCCGAGACATGAGGCTCCAGAATGCACAGGACAG TGTCAGTGTTTACCTTGGCCTTGATGTGTCAGCCCTGAGGTCTCGCTCCTGGTACAGCCTCCTCCACCCACAGGACCTGTCACACGCCTCCGCTCAGCACTGCAGCCTGT tgagagagggaggagagggtagatCTGAGATGGTGGTACGGGTGGAGTCTGCAGACCACTCCTGGGTCTGGCTCTACATGGTATTGCAGCTGGAGGCAGGAGACAGCCCCATCAGCAGCAACAACTACATCATCAG tgaGGCGGAGGCGTGGTCAGTGAGACAGCAGCTGAGCACAGAGCAGACCCAGCTGACCCTGGTACTGAGTACCAGTACCTCCCGCCAGGACAGCCTGAGCCTGTCCAGCCCAGACCAAGTCTTCACCCCAGGCAGCAGTGGCCTCTCAGCCCAGTCCTTTGACTTCAGCATGACTGTGTCCAGCAGTGTGGGCTCCTCAGACGAGACAGGGGGCGCCACCACTGAGCCCATGCAGGTGGAGGGCGACCCTCGCTCTAGTATTTCCTCTATTGAGGAGGAGAGCTTCTTCCAGCAGCAGCAGATGCCTGCCCCTGTCCAAAGCCGCTCTGCTGCCTCCTCCCCCACCCCAGTTACCGTTGCCACGGTAGCAGACCTGGACTTCCTCACTCAGAACATTCTCCTGCCCCCCTCCTTCCAGCTCGAGCCCCCGCTGCCCGCCCTCCCCCTTCCACTCCCCCCAGTGCCCACCTCCCAGGAGCAGCAGACCAAAGAGTTTGTGTGTACGCCCCCCTACACACCCCAGCTGGGCGGGGGCAGCTTCCTGTTCGGCGAGCCCCTCTTTAGCTTCGACCCCACAGGCACCACCAcaccccctccctccaccaccacagctacagccACCACCTCCAtcgctccctcgctctccccctccGCCCCACCCACcacagcctccagccctgctcccccctcctccctgtgcCTCACTGGCCCCTCCACCGACCTGTTCTTCCCTGCCGATCCCTGCAGTGGCTCTATTTATGAGAAGCTACCCCCCACCCCTGACAGCCCTCGGGATGGGGACTGCACAGTGATGACCTTGCCTGAGGTTCGGGGACCCCTGTATGTAGATGTCCCTTTAGGGCCCTTTCACTACCCCCTCGAGGGCCTCCTCACCCCAGAGGCCTCCCCCGGTAAACAGCctggtctctctttcttctccctggagagagagagggataaggagaGAGCAGAGATCTCCCTCTTAGCTCAGCACATCAGCTCCTTAGCAGAGGGATTCTACCTGGATCCTCTCTTATCCAAGCTCTCCCCTCCTTCcatgtccccctcctcctcccctccccccccgACCCTCTCACCATCCGTAGCCACCGCTGGTGTTGACTCTATCCACATGCTGGGAGAGTTTTACCCCGTTAAAGTGTGGAGAGGCCTGGACTTCCCCGTATTCCAAGATGATGATGACTCTCTGTTTGAAGAGAGCATCTTAGAAGCCCTGCTCCAGgacttctccacccctccacccctctccccctccatccccccaccaTCTCCCCCCAACCCAGTGTGCTGGCACTCACCCTCCCACTTTGAGGGGGTCAGCCACTTCTGTAGCGTCCAATCGGCGCACTGTTACCCCACGGCCAGGTGCGGGGCGACATTGGCCGGCGAGGCCGGGGCGATGGCAGAATGGGAGGGGCTGGGGGAGGAGCCTATGGAGATCGAGGTGGCGTCATCACCTCTGTCTTCCTGTTCCTCCATCCCAGCATCCCCTCCCCTGCGGCTCACTGCCTCCCCCACCTCCGCCCCCTCCACGCCCGTCGCCCCCAACACGCCCGCCGTGCCTTGCGCCCAGTCCCTCCTGGAGGAGCTGGCCGCCCTGGAACCCATGTTTGGGGCAGGTGCCTCGATCGCCCCCGGCTTGGGGCAGCAACCTGAGTTGTATCAACTCCAGTGTCACCAGCCCCCACAGTGCTTCCACAAAG ATGGGAGTGGAAGTGTTCCCCCGTTCTAA